In a genomic window of Mucilaginibacter sp. KACC 22063:
- a CDS encoding glutamine synthetase beta-grasp domain-containing protein, with product MAAKLEYIWLDGYKPTQSLRSKTKIEKDFSGKLEDCPLWSFDGSSTEQAPGGSSDCILKPVFICPDPQRKEGYLVMCEVLDSHGNPHESNGRAHIEDDDNDFWFGFEQEYFLWDPETNKPLGFPAGGYPGPQGPYYCSVGANNAFGREIVEEHLDVCLEAGLNVEGINAEVAAGQWEFQIFAKGAKEAGDQIWVARYLLERIGESYGVAINWHCKPLGTLDWNGSGMHANFSNTTLRTAGSEDTYKKILEAFRPVVKEHIEVYGADNEQRLTGKHETASIHDYSYGISDRGASIRIPLYTVQKGWNGYLEDRRPNSAADPYKVAARIIKTVKSAI from the coding sequence ATGGCAGCTAAACTTGAGTACATTTGGCTTGATGGTTATAAACCTACACAAAGCTTACGCAGCAAAACTAAAATTGAAAAAGATTTCAGTGGTAAATTAGAAGATTGCCCACTTTGGAGCTTCGACGGTTCTTCAACCGAACAGGCACCAGGCGGTTCATCTGATTGTATCCTGAAACCTGTTTTCATTTGCCCTGACCCTCAGCGTAAAGAAGGTTATTTAGTAATGTGCGAAGTTTTAGATTCTCACGGCAACCCGCACGAATCTAACGGACGTGCCCATATCGAGGATGACGATAACGATTTTTGGTTTGGCTTTGAGCAGGAATATTTCCTTTGGGATCCTGAAACTAACAAACCTCTTGGCTTCCCTGCCGGCGGCTATCCTGGTCCGCAAGGCCCATACTATTGCTCGGTAGGCGCTAACAACGCTTTCGGCCGCGAAATTGTTGAAGAACACTTAGACGTTTGTTTAGAGGCTGGCCTTAACGTAGAAGGCATCAATGCAGAGGTTGCTGCAGGCCAATGGGAGTTCCAGATCTTTGCTAAGGGTGCAAAAGAAGCTGGCGACCAGATCTGGGTTGCACGTTACCTGCTGGAAAGAATTGGCGAAAGCTATGGTGTTGCTATTAACTGGCACTGTAAACCACTTGGTACATTAGACTGGAACGGTTCTGGTATGCACGCCAACTTCTCAAATACTACACTGCGTACCGCTGGTAGCGAAGATACTTACAAAAAAATCCTTGAGGCTTTCCGCCCGGTAGTGAAAGAGCACATCGAAGTATACGGTGCTGACAACGAGCAACGCTTAACCGGCAAGCACGAAACTGCTTCTATCCATGATTACAGCTATGGCATATCTGACCGTGGTGCTTCTATCCGTATCCCGCTTTATACGGTACAAAAAGGATGGAACGGTTACCTGGAAGATCGTCGCCCTAACTCAGCTGCCGATCCGTACAAAGTTGCTGCACGTATCATTAAAACTGTAAAATCAGCTATCTAA
- a CDS encoding ammonium transporter — translation MKPLSKQHELFASMFEKGKKNWRIGAAIFAGKLIGTFIVIAAMIILPGLLGTPAHAADKPTETETALMNTANTIWTLVAAFLVFGMQAGFVMLEAGFARKKETVNVLMECIFDTCLCGLLFWAVGYAFMFSEGNGFIGYHWFFLAGAPATYMATGIPVLAHWVFQYAFADTCSTIVSGAMIGRTSFRGDILYSIGITGFIYPIIGHWAWGPGGFLANMGFLDFAGSTVVHTIGGIASLAGAIVLGPRLGRIFRRDDKIKGGMPPAHNLTIAAVGAFILWFGWYGFNPGSTLSAMDMQGIGRVAANTTLAACAGGFAAMYLALWFGPTKGKFDVGFTVNGLLGGLVAITCPCYWVSPLGSILLGAIAGLVIFAGTYALEYLRIDDPVGAVPVHGLCGIWGTLSLGLFASGQYGLTGPTGADNSKPFTGLFYGGGFDLLKAQAIGSGTVVAATFIIAFAMMFIIRKLPHPWNLRVEEHGELGKGGLDVFEHGAEAYAEDDDDIDINGLFEGGAVKSPLTV, via the coding sequence ATGAAACCCCTGTCTAAACAACATGAATTGTTTGCCTCAATGTTTGAAAAAGGCAAAAAAAACTGGCGCATAGGTGCTGCAATTTTTGCAGGTAAGCTTATCGGTACATTTATAGTGATCGCAGCAATGATCATTTTGCCCGGATTGTTGGGTACACCCGCACATGCAGCCGATAAGCCAACAGAAACCGAAACAGCACTGATGAACACCGCTAATACTATTTGGACATTAGTGGCTGCTTTCCTGGTATTTGGTATGCAGGCAGGGTTTGTAATGCTCGAGGCCGGATTTGCCCGTAAAAAAGAAACTGTCAACGTATTAATGGAATGTATTTTTGATACATGCCTATGCGGCTTGTTATTTTGGGCGGTAGGTTACGCATTTATGTTTAGCGAGGGTAACGGTTTTATTGGTTATCATTGGTTCTTTTTGGCAGGCGCCCCTGCTACTTATATGGCAACAGGTATTCCGGTTCTTGCACATTGGGTTTTCCAGTATGCCTTTGCCGATACCTGCTCAACCATTGTATCAGGCGCTATGATTGGCCGTACCAGTTTCCGCGGCGATATATTATATAGTATAGGTATTACAGGTTTTATCTATCCTATTATTGGCCATTGGGCGTGGGGGCCGGGAGGTTTCCTGGCTAACATGGGTTTCCTTGACTTTGCAGGCTCAACTGTAGTACATACCATTGGCGGTATTGCTTCACTGGCAGGTGCTATTGTGCTTGGTCCGCGTTTAGGCCGTATCTTCCGCCGCGACGATAAAATTAAAGGCGGTATGCCACCTGCTCATAACTTAACCATTGCTGCGGTAGGTGCATTTATACTGTGGTTCGGTTGGTATGGTTTTAATCCGGGCAGTACCTTATCTGCCATGGATATGCAGGGGATAGGCCGTGTTGCAGCAAATACAACATTAGCAGCATGTGCAGGCGGTTTTGCCGCAATGTACCTGGCTTTATGGTTTGGCCCTACAAAAGGAAAGTTTGATGTAGGCTTCACAGTGAATGGTTTATTGGGCGGCCTTGTTGCCATTACCTGTCCCTGTTATTGGGTAAGTCCGCTTGGGTCTATTTTGTTAGGCGCTATAGCCGGACTGGTCATATTTGCAGGTACTTATGCTTTGGAATATTTAAGAATTGACGATCCGGTAGGCGCTGTGCCGGTGCATGGCCTTTGTGGTATCTGGGGAACATTGTCACTGGGCTTATTTGCATCAGGGCAATATGGTTTAACAGGCCCAACAGGTGCAGATAACTCAAAACCGTTTACAGGCTTATTCTACGGCGGTGGTTTTGATCTGCTTAAAGCGCAGGCAATAGGCAGCGGAACTGTTGTAGCGGCAACGTTTATTATAGCGTTTGCCATGATGTTCATCATCCGTAAGTTACCTCATCCATGGAACCTGCGTGTTGAAGAGCATGGCGAACTTGGCAAAGGCGGCCTTGATGTATTTGAACATGGTGCCGAAGCTTATGCCGAAGATGATGACGATATCGATATCAACGGCTTATTTGAAGGTGGTGCTGTAAAAAGCCCGCTTACTGTATAA
- a CDS encoding porin, translating into MKLKLLLLSLFTSVAFFSNAQDTTKAVTNPPLIIYGSVDAYYKYDFSGYKGPAGSNIPTSFANEQNSVSIGMIDVGLKKKVGKAAFVGELSFGPRGQAQSIPTAAGTYDEQNNSFHIQNLYVSYDLTDKFNMTAGYMSTFLGYEVISPAGNFNYSTSYLFTNGPFQNAGLKATYAFSDKVSLMAGIFNDKWNLYQSVKKVNTFGAQLMLVPVKNWTAYLNFLGGHESGVEVDLTTNYQMTSIFKLGLNAATYSAPSGTKGGFTGVALYPQVAASSIVTLGLRGEYFKTKSGDYLTVGPAPGRSVLGLTATANVKAGPLTIIPEVRLDHNKEKVFIASDHSMTQSASQFLIAAVYAF; encoded by the coding sequence ATGAAACTTAAACTTTTACTGTTATCATTATTTACCAGTGTCGCTTTTTTCTCAAATGCCCAGGACACCACTAAAGCGGTAACCAATCCGCCGCTGATTATTTATGGTTCTGTGGATGCCTATTACAAATATGACTTCTCTGGTTACAAAGGACCTGCCGGTTCAAATATCCCTACCAGTTTTGCAAATGAGCAAAATTCTGTTTCAATAGGCATGATAGATGTCGGATTGAAAAAGAAAGTAGGTAAAGCAGCATTTGTTGGCGAATTATCATTTGGGCCAAGAGGGCAGGCACAGTCCATACCAACGGCTGCCGGTACATACGATGAACAGAATAACAGTTTTCATATTCAAAACCTGTATGTATCGTATGATCTGACTGATAAGTTTAACATGACCGCAGGTTATATGTCAACTTTTTTAGGGTATGAGGTTATTTCGCCGGCAGGTAACTTCAACTATTCTACCTCTTATTTATTTACCAACGGGCCATTTCAAAATGCAGGTTTAAAAGCCACTTATGCATTTTCTGACAAGGTAAGTTTAATGGCAGGTATATTTAATGATAAGTGGAACCTTTATCAATCAGTTAAAAAGGTAAATACGTTTGGTGCACAGCTAATGCTGGTACCCGTTAAAAACTGGACAGCTTATTTAAATTTCTTAGGCGGGCATGAATCTGGTGTAGAAGTAGATCTGACTACCAATTACCAGATGACCAGTATATTTAAATTAGGGCTAAATGCGGCTACTTATTCTGCACCAAGCGGAACAAAAGGTGGTTTTACAGGCGTGGCGCTTTATCCGCAGGTAGCAGCGTCTTCAATAGTTACTTTGGGTTTGAGGGGAGAGTATTTCAAAACTAAAAGCGGCGATTATCTTACTGTTGGTCCTGCGCCGGGCAGATCTGTATTGGGTTTAACTGCAACCGCCAATGTTAAAGCAGGGCCGCTTACCATTATACCCGAGGTAAGGTTGGATCATAACAAAGAAAAAGTGTTTATAGCAAGCGATCACTCCATGACACAATCTGCATCACAATTTTTAATAGCTGCTGTATACGCATTCTAA
- a CDS encoding TonB-dependent receptor, translating into MLLLPAITFAQLNGSYVLSGKVNDDNGKPLPGVTVKIKNSNIATTSNQDGKFTITTNLKFPYTLVFSYVGFQPQEFEVKNSQTNELNIKLLTQTILANEVVVTASRREEKLLKSPVAIEKLTITALKQSPGASFYDALENVKGVQMTTTSITLKVPNTRGFNSPNNFRFMQLVDGVDMQSATLGVPLGNAIGPTELDIASVELTPGAASALYGTNAINGLSNLFTKDPFTYQGLSFYQRVGVNHVGNDPLGASVLTEDAVRYAKAFNNKFAFKVNFSYMQGKDWQSNTIKDQNPGNLLTANPAYPELTGANNAAYDGWNKYGDDALAGSNTVSIKGVTVNGVARPNLTVARTGYNEVDLVDPQVSNIKADATLAYKFTPNLQLSYTYRYGSLDGVFQRGNKIALNGASVQNHKIELKGSDFLVRAYESIENTGNSYNVKPLADNLDLNHASNSVWGATFKNALTQYGTTHGGSLTSANLAAAVAYARAAADAGRVVPGTPEFDALKKTIIGTNNWDIKSAQIPDAPATGGAALWQKSHFYNAEAQWDLTSKVKFIDLLIGGDVRVYQIIPDGNNFVDFSRPIADRNKPEADGSFGDDVYYKKYGAFTQVTKTFFQERLKLFASIRWDYNPYFDPKFTPRIAAVYSANENHNFRFTFQNGYRFPSLFEALSYVNNGRVKRVGSLPFINDGLGYLDNSYTQASVAAFNAAVKAAPGTASGTDATALANRNILQVADLPKARPEKITSFEVGYKGIFADSKVFVDVDAYANRYNGFLGQIQVYVPNGTTVGTDAAVLAMLDINRDPTTATATNAASQGQSRYRVYTNAKNIYNNYGSSAAVTYNFYRRYTVSGNVSFNKLQEQKTTDIFLTGFNTPEWSGNLSFGNREVVKNVGFNIVYKWQQSYLWESPLVTGTVPAINTVDAQVSLRIPKYYATLKVGGTDLFNKRYIQYAGGPTIGALYYASVTLDGLLSGK; encoded by the coding sequence ATGCTTTTACTGCCTGCCATAACATTTGCACAGCTTAACGGAAGCTATGTATTATCGGGCAAGGTGAACGACGATAATGGCAAGCCTTTGCCAGGTGTCACCGTAAAAATCAAGAACAGCAATATTGCAACTACCAGTAACCAGGATGGCAAATTCACCATCACTACTAACTTGAAATTTCCGTATACATTGGTTTTTAGTTATGTGGGTTTCCAGCCACAAGAATTTGAGGTAAAAAATTCACAGACTAACGAACTTAACATTAAGCTGCTTACCCAAACTATTTTAGCTAATGAGGTGGTTGTAACTGCATCGCGACGGGAAGAGAAACTGCTTAAATCTCCGGTAGCCATTGAAAAACTTACCATAACTGCATTAAAGCAGTCGCCCGGCGCCAGTTTCTATGATGCGCTGGAAAATGTTAAAGGCGTACAAATGACCACCACCAGTATTACTTTAAAGGTTCCTAACACGCGTGGTTTTAACAGCCCTAATAACTTTAGGTTCATGCAGTTGGTTGACGGGGTTGATATGCAGTCGGCAACTTTAGGCGTTCCACTTGGTAATGCCATTGGGCCAACAGAGCTTGATATAGCCAGTGTGGAATTAACCCCCGGTGCTGCTTCGGCCTTATATGGTACCAATGCGATTAACGGATTATCGAACCTGTTTACTAAAGATCCCTTTACCTATCAGGGATTAAGCTTTTATCAAAGGGTAGGGGTTAACCATGTGGGCAATGATCCGCTTGGTGCAAGTGTGCTCACCGAAGATGCCGTTAGGTATGCCAAAGCATTCAATAATAAGTTTGCGTTTAAAGTGAACTTTAGTTATATGCAGGGTAAAGACTGGCAGTCGAACACTATCAAAGATCAAAACCCCGGCAACCTGTTAACGGCTAACCCGGCTTATCCTGAACTGACAGGCGCTAACAATGCGGCTTACGACGGTTGGAATAAATATGGAGATGATGCCTTGGCGGGTAGTAATACGGTATCTATAAAAGGTGTTACCGTAAATGGTGTTGCAAGGCCTAATCTTACAGTGGCGCGTACGGGCTATAACGAGGTTGACCTTGTCGATCCACAGGTATCAAACATTAAGGCTGATGCTACTTTGGCTTATAAGTTTACTCCTAATCTGCAATTGTCATACACCTATCGCTACGGAAGTTTGGATGGAGTATTTCAGCGCGGCAATAAAATCGCTTTGAATGGCGCCAGTGTACAGAACCATAAGATAGAATTGAAAGGAAGCGACTTTTTGGTACGGGCTTACGAGTCGATTGAAAATACAGGCAACTCCTATAACGTAAAACCTTTGGCCGATAACCTTGATCTTAACCATGCCAGTAACTCGGTATGGGGTGCTACATTTAAAAATGCACTTACGCAGTATGGCACTACGCATGGTGGTAGCTTAACCTCGGCAAATCTGGCTGCGGCTGTAGCTTACGCACGTGCTGCTGCTGATGCAGGTAGGGTAGTACCCGGCACGCCGGAGTTTGATGCATTGAAGAAGACCATTATCGGTACTAATAACTGGGATATAAAATCTGCACAGATACCTGATGCCCCGGCAACAGGAGGTGCGGCCTTGTGGCAGAAAAGCCATTTCTACAATGCAGAGGCGCAGTGGGATTTAACCAGTAAGGTGAAATTCATTGATCTGCTGATAGGTGGCGATGTCCGGGTTTACCAGATCATACCAGACGGAAATAACTTTGTTGATTTTAGCCGACCGATTGCTGACCGTAACAAGCCTGAAGCTGATGGTAGTTTTGGTGATGATGTTTACTATAAAAAATACGGAGCTTTTACGCAGGTAACCAAAACCTTCTTTCAGGAACGCTTAAAATTGTTTGCCTCTATCAGGTGGGACTATAACCCTTACTTCGATCCTAAATTTACACCTCGTATTGCTGCAGTTTATAGCGCTAACGAAAATCATAATTTCAGATTCACCTTTCAGAATGGATACCGCTTTCCATCATTGTTTGAAGCATTATCTTATGTAAATAATGGCCGCGTTAAGCGTGTAGGCAGTTTGCCATTTATAAATGATGGCTTGGGTTATCTGGATAATAGCTATACCCAAGCTTCGGTGGCGGCATTTAACGCAGCTGTAAAGGCGGCTCCGGGCACTGCCAGTGGTACTGATGCTACAGCGCTTGCCAACCGTAATATTCTACAGGTGGCAGATCTGCCAAAAGCTCGCCCTGAGAAAATTACATCATTTGAGGTAGGCTATAAAGGCATTTTTGCAGATAGCAAAGTGTTTGTTGATGTTGATGCTTACGCCAACAGGTACAATGGATTTTTAGGGCAGATACAGGTTTATGTTCCTAATGGTACTACTGTGGGGACAGATGCGGCTGTATTGGCTATGCTGGATATTAACCGCGACCCGACAACTGCCACTGCAACTAATGCTGCCAGCCAGGGGCAAAGCCGTTACCGCGTTTATACCAATGCTAAAAACATTTATAACAATTATGGATCATCTGCGGCAGTTACCTACAATTTTTATAGAAGGTATACGGTATCCGGCAATGTTAGTTTTAACAAACTACAGGAGCAGAAAACCACAGATATTTTCCTGACAGGCTTCAATACGCCTGAATGGTCGGGTAATTTGTCATTCGGCAACCGTGAGGTGGTTAAAAACGTCGGCTTCAACATTGTGTATAAATGGCAGCAATCTTACTTGTGGGAAAGCCCGCTGGTAACCGGGACGGTTCCTGCCATTAACACGGTTGATGCGCAGGTGAGTTTGCGTATACCAAAATACTATGCAACGCTAAAGGTTGGCGGCACAGATCTGTTTAACAAAAGATATATCCAATACGCCGGCGGACCAACTATTGGGGCTTTGTACTATGCTTCAGTTACGCTGGACGGCTTGCTGAGCGGTAAGTAG
- a CDS encoding sulfate adenylyltransferase subunit 1 encodes MEILKFITAGSVDDGKSTLIGRLLYDTDAILADQLEALHSSNRKNDDGSIDLAILTDGLKAEREQGITIDVAYKYFQTDKRKFIIADAPGHIQYTRNMVTGASNSDLAIILIDARKGVVEQTVRHSFLVSLLGIPNVVVAVNKMDMLDYAEDTFNSIVNDYRKLAAKVDLKQVTFIPVSALKGDNVVNRSANMQWYTGKSLLEHLETVEITIDNSGSHAYFPVQWVVRPQTDELHDYRGYAGRVLSGSLKVNDHVTVLPSGFTSTVEQIELLDQQYNEASAGKSVTVLLKDDIDISRGDILVSSAFKPQVSQLIEADLCWMDTRPLDISQTYFIQHNSKLTRCKIQEVLYKVDINTLEKEYSEEFKLNDIGRVVVKSAEPLVFDLYQNNKNTGGAIIIDSRTNVTVGALMFRANAD; translated from the coding sequence ATGGAAATCTTAAAATTTATAACCGCAGGTAGTGTCGACGATGGCAAAAGTACATTGATAGGCCGCCTGCTATATGATACCGATGCGATTTTAGCCGACCAGTTAGAGGCTTTGCATAGCTCTAACCGTAAAAACGACGATGGCAGTATTGATCTTGCCATATTAACCGACGGCCTTAAAGCTGAGCGTGAGCAGGGTATTACCATAGATGTTGCCTACAAGTACTTTCAAACCGACAAGCGAAAATTTATTATTGCCGACGCGCCGGGCCATATCCAGTATACCCGTAACATGGTTACCGGTGCATCAAATTCAGATTTGGCAATTATTCTTATTGATGCGCGTAAAGGCGTAGTAGAGCAAACGGTAAGGCATTCGTTTCTGGTATCACTATTAGGTATACCTAACGTTGTTGTAGCCGTTAACAAAATGGATATGCTCGATTACGCTGAAGATACCTTTAACAGCATTGTAAACGATTACAGAAAGTTAGCAGCCAAAGTAGACCTGAAACAGGTAACGTTTATACCTGTCAGCGCCTTAAAGGGCGACAATGTGGTTAACCGTTCGGCTAACATGCAATGGTATACTGGCAAAAGCCTATTAGAACACCTGGAAACTGTTGAGATAACTATAGATAACAGCGGCAGCCACGCCTACTTCCCGGTGCAATGGGTAGTACGCCCGCAAACCGATGAATTGCACGATTACCGCGGTTATGCAGGCCGTGTGTTAAGCGGCTCATTAAAAGTAAATGATCATGTAACTGTGCTGCCTTCGGGATTTACTTCAACCGTTGAGCAAATCGAATTGCTTGACCAGCAATACAACGAGGCATCGGCAGGTAAATCGGTAACCGTCTTGCTTAAAGACGACATTGACATCAGCCGGGGCGATATTTTGGTAAGCAGTGCTTTTAAGCCACAGGTATCGCAATTAATAGAAGCTGACCTTTGCTGGATGGATACCCGTCCGCTGGATATTTCGCAAACCTATTTTATTCAGCATAACAGTAAACTTACCCGCTGCAAAATTCAGGAAGTGCTATATAAGGTGGATATTAACACACTTGAAAAAGAATACAGTGAAGAGTTTAAACTGAACGATATTGGCCGCGTAGTAGTTAAATCTGCCGAGCCATTGGTTTTTGACCTGTACCAGAACAACAAAAATACTGGAGGTGCTATTATCATCGATAGCCGCACCAATGTAACTGTTGGTGCTTTAATGTTTCGTGCTAACGCCGATTAA
- the cysD gene encoding sulfate adenylyltransferase subunit CysD: MSKYNLDYLDELEAEAIYILREVAGQFEKPALLFSGGKDSITLVRLAEKAFRPGKFPFPLVHIDTGHNFAETIKYRDAMIERLGEKLIIGHVQDDIDKGNVVEQTGKNASRNALQTVTLLNTIAKYQFDACIGGARRDEEKARAKERIFSVRDEFGQWDPKRQRPELWSIFNGKIHKGENVRVFPISNWTELDVWNYIRRENIPLPSIYFAHQRDCITRNGQLMAASPFLNMDDQDVVERRNVRFRTVGDMTCTAAVESYAFEIDDIINEISESKISERGARMDDKVSEAAMEDRKKGGYF; this comes from the coding sequence ATGAGTAAGTACAACCTGGATTACCTGGACGAACTTGAGGCAGAAGCAATTTATATTCTGCGTGAAGTGGCAGGACAATTTGAAAAGCCTGCTTTGCTGTTTTCAGGTGGTAAAGATTCTATCACTCTGGTACGGCTGGCCGAAAAAGCTTTCCGTCCCGGTAAATTTCCGTTTCCGCTGGTACATATTGATACCGGCCATAACTTTGCCGAAACCATTAAATACCGCGATGCCATGATTGAGCGTTTAGGCGAAAAGCTGATCATCGGCCACGTGCAAGACGATATTGACAAAGGAAATGTGGTAGAGCAAACCGGGAAAAATGCCAGTCGCAACGCTTTGCAAACCGTTACCTTATTAAATACGATTGCTAAATACCAGTTTGATGCCTGTATTGGTGGTGCCCGTCGCGACGAAGAAAAAGCACGTGCCAAAGAGCGTATCTTTTCAGTCCGTGACGAGTTTGGGCAATGGGATCCGAAACGCCAGCGCCCGGAACTTTGGAGCATTTTCAATGGCAAAATTCATAAAGGCGAGAACGTACGCGTTTTTCCGATCAGCAACTGGACCGAACTTGACGTGTGGAACTATATCCGTCGGGAAAATATCCCGTTGCCATCTATTTATTTTGCTCATCAGCGTGATTGTATAACCCGTAACGGCCAGTTGATGGCGGCTTCACCATTTTTAAATATGGATGATCAGGATGTTGTGGAACGCCGCAATGTGCGCTTCCGCACTGTTGGCGACATGACCTGTACTGCAGCTGTTGAATCTTATGCTTTCGAGATTGACGATATCATCAATGAGATCAGCGAATCAAAGATCAGCGAACGTGGCGCACGCATGGACGATAAAGTATCTGAAGCCGCAATGGAAGACCGTAAGAAAGGAGGCTATTTTTAA